Proteins from a single region of Acidobacteriota bacterium:
- a CDS encoding serine/threonine-protein kinase, whose protein sequence is MSTVVRTPSGYHIYGYGLSGAGHIIGTMPLTPGGRLGPYEILAPLGAGGMGEVYRALDTRLKREAALKCLPDRLAANSIALERFRREAQLLAGMSHPHIAAVYGLEIGSDGGAVLAMEMVGGETLADRLQRGPLPPEEAAAIALQIAQALEYAHERGIIHRDLKPANTKVTADDQVKVLDFGLAKALTPELSAAELADSPTLTTPATLAGSILGTAAYMAPEQARGKAVDRRADIWAFGAVLYEMLTGQRAFHGDNATDVIAAVVRAEPDWSALPPATPAYLRDLVERCLRKDARRRLQSIGDARITLEEKPSPPAAAAAAQRPAALAQRAWYGWAAPGFAGVVLAALAAYWLMPRPAKPVAMRFQAVTALAGVQRDPALSPDGRSVAFASNQDGNYNLYVGLIDGGNLLEITRGSDAKGHPAWTPDGASLAYQQLNPSGLWDIWEVSALGGTPHLLLRNAEDPAWSPDGKQLAYTQASTGTLWLSTPGQPPQELGRGIKGQQPRFSPDGKQLAFDVNKVGGPYGSLEVADLADASVRALTPTAGPEVLSPAWSSDGQSIYFASSRGGTVNIWKLPAAGGTPVQITAGQGDDAGLSVMGNRLVFATFRTNTRLAQLDLTAMAGPHAIHVLSSDPVRNQNAPAYSPDGKRLAFFCWLKGVELEQIWTSNADGGHAAPLVAGPLSNIFPEWSADGQSVLFTQWNTATGATDLAAVPADGGEPKIMWHSHQGAKPWLSDVSSRGVVAYPGPHGISTYDPSTGATRRVLPLPRQTSWVRWSPQGTAIAYDMPPRFDGDPEAGVWIDDLHQPPQQVFRGWVCYLARAPGGKLAILAGSSDLQGSLWTADWNGQHLKRLPQNVPLLYDYFFDAWNVISLSPNGRDLAFLYDDALQANLGMIEFGK, encoded by the coding sequence GCTGAAGCGCGAGGCGGCGCTCAAATGTCTGCCCGACCGGCTGGCCGCCAACTCCATTGCCCTCGAACGCTTCCGGCGCGAGGCGCAACTGCTGGCCGGCATGAGTCACCCGCATATTGCCGCGGTCTACGGCCTGGAGATCGGCAGCGACGGCGGAGCGGTGCTGGCGATGGAGATGGTCGGCGGCGAGACGCTCGCTGACCGCCTGCAGCGCGGGCCGTTGCCGCCCGAAGAAGCCGCGGCTATAGCCTTGCAGATCGCCCAGGCACTCGAGTACGCCCACGAGCGCGGCATCATTCACCGCGATCTCAAGCCCGCGAACACCAAGGTGACGGCCGACGATCAGGTCAAGGTACTCGATTTCGGTTTGGCGAAAGCGCTCACACCCGAGCTGAGCGCAGCCGAGCTGGCCGATTCGCCGACCCTGACGACGCCGGCGACGCTGGCAGGCAGCATTCTGGGTACGGCCGCATACATGGCGCCCGAGCAGGCGCGCGGCAAGGCCGTCGACCGCCGCGCTGACATCTGGGCCTTCGGCGCCGTGCTGTATGAAATGCTCACCGGCCAGCGCGCCTTCCATGGCGACAACGCAACCGATGTTATTGCTGCCGTGGTGCGCGCCGAGCCCGACTGGAGCGCGCTACCGCCGGCAACGCCCGCGTACCTGCGCGATCTCGTCGAGCGCTGCCTGCGCAAAGATGCGCGCCGCCGTCTGCAATCCATCGGCGATGCGCGCATTACGCTGGAGGAAAAACCCAGCCCACCCGCGGCAGCGGCTGCCGCCCAACGCCCCGCGGCGCTGGCGCAACGCGCCTGGTACGGCTGGGCGGCGCCCGGCTTCGCGGGCGTGGTGTTGGCAGCACTGGCGGCGTACTGGCTCATGCCCCGGCCTGCCAAGCCGGTGGCCATGCGCTTTCAGGCGGTGACGGCGCTCGCGGGCGTGCAGCGTGACCCCGCGCTCTCCCCTGACGGCCGCTCGGTGGCCTTCGCCTCCAATCAGGACGGCAACTACAACCTTTACGTCGGCCTGATCGATGGCGGCAACCTACTCGAAATTACTCGCGGCAGCGACGCCAAGGGTCATCCGGCCTGGACGCCCGACGGCGCCTCGCTCGCGTATCAGCAGCTCAATCCCTCGGGTCTCTGGGATATCTGGGAAGTCTCGGCGCTGGGCGGCACCCCTCACCTGCTGTTGCGCAACGCCGAAGATCCGGCATGGTCGCCCGATGGCAAGCAGCTCGCTTATACCCAGGCCTCGACCGGGACGCTCTGGCTGAGCACGCCCGGCCAACCGCCGCAGGAACTCGGCAGGGGCATCAAGGGACAGCAGCCACGCTTCTCTCCCGACGGCAAGCAGCTCGCCTTCGACGTCAACAAAGTCGGCGGTCCTTACGGCTCGCTGGAGGTGGCCGACCTCGCCGACGCATCCGTGCGTGCGCTCACCCCCACGGCTGGTCCCGAAGTTCTTTCGCCGGCGTGGTCATCCGATGGCCAGTCCATTTACTTCGCCTCCAGCCGGGGCGGCACGGTCAATATCTGGAAGCTGCCTGCGGCGGGCGGTACACCGGTGCAGATCACCGCCGGGCAGGGGGATGACGCGGGCCTGAGCGTCATGGGCAACCGCCTGGTTTTCGCAACCTTCCGCACCAATACGCGCCTGGCCCAGCTCGATCTGACCGCTATGGCGGGTCCCCATGCGATTCACGTGCTCTCCAGCGATCCGGTGCGCAATCAGAACGCTCCCGCCTACTCGCCGGATGGCAAGCGCCTGGCGTTTTTCTGCTGGCTCAAGGGCGTTGAACTCGAACAGATCTGGACCTCCAATGCCGACGGCGGTCACGCCGCGCCGCTGGTAGCCGGCCCCTTGAGCAATATTTTTCCCGAGTGGTCCGCCGATGGGCAGTCCGTTCTATTTACCCAATGGAACACTGCGACTGGCGCCACTGACCTGGCTGCGGTTCCCGCCGACGGAGGCGAACCCAAGATTATGTGGCACTCGCACCAGGGCGCCAAGCCTTGGTTGTCCGATGTCAGCTCCCGCGGCGTAGTCGCCTATCCCGGCCCGCACGGCATCAGTACTTACGATCCCTCCACCGGTGCTACGCGGCGCGTGCTGCCCTTGCCGCGGCAAACAAGCTGGGTGCGCTGGTCGCCGCAGGGCACGGCCATCGCCTACGACATGCCGCCACGTTTCGACGGCGACCCGGAGGCCGGGGTCTGGATCGACGACTTGCACCAGCCGCCACAGCAGGTTTTTCGCGGTTGGGTCTGCTATCTGGCGCGTGCGCCGGGAGGCAAGCTCGCCATCCTCGCCGGCAGCTCCGATCTGCAAGGTTCGCTCTGGACAGCGGACTGGAACGGGCAACATCTAAAGCGGCTGCCGCAAAACGTGCCATTGCTTTACGATTATTTTTTCGACGCCTGGAACGTAATATCCCTCTCACCCAACGGCCGCGATCTCGCCTTCCTCTACGATGACGCCCTGCAGGCCAACCTCGGAATGATCGAGTTTGGAAAATAG
- a CDS encoding DUF4424 domain-containing protein — protein MSMPLCAWVSAAYSSRMRFRARCWFRAALVFTLTLVLFTAALGDDTTATIGIGGLQFQHSRQIRMLSEDLYISPTRVRIHFTFMNVSTSPIETVIAFPLPNLDQAEWYNTTIGSTTGDPVNFIGFKTIVDGEPVGLKVERRAANRRGCDVTRLLRRYHVPLNPMVRAGGDPLKALPTLTVRALVDAHLLSDSSEKMPMWTVSTRFWWRQKFEPGKTVTIDQSYQPITGEYYDYRVGNEVQALSALKNDIHADVCPNASTFAALKRKFAATPVCKTGLCKDSYIHFYTTEYVLTTGNNWDGPIGTFHLILDKLKPANILSTCWHGPLAQTGPTTFESTLRNFSPRNDIKILVVQ, from the coding sequence GTGAGCATGCCGCTGTGCGCCTGGGTGAGCGCGGCTTATAGTAGCCGCATGCGTTTCCGCGCCAGGTGCTGGTTCCGCGCAGCCCTTGTCTTCACCCTAACCCTCGTCCTGTTCACAGCCGCTTTGGGCGACGATACCACGGCCACGATTGGCATCGGCGGCTTGCAATTTCAGCACTCGCGCCAGATCCGCATGCTCAGCGAAGATTTGTACATTAGCCCGACGCGAGTGCGCATTCATTTCACGTTCATGAACGTGTCCACGAGCCCGATTGAGACCGTGATTGCATTTCCGCTGCCGAACCTGGACCAGGCGGAGTGGTACAACACCACGATTGGATCGACGACCGGCGATCCTGTGAATTTTATCGGCTTCAAAACCATCGTCGATGGCGAGCCGGTGGGTTTGAAGGTCGAGCGGAGGGCTGCTAACCGTCGCGGGTGCGATGTCACGCGACTGCTGCGACGCTACCATGTACCGCTCAATCCTATGGTGCGCGCCGGTGGCGATCCCCTCAAAGCTTTGCCAACCTTGACAGTTCGCGCTTTGGTGGACGCTCACTTGCTCAGCGATTCATCCGAGAAAATGCCGATGTGGACGGTAAGCACGCGGTTTTGGTGGCGCCAGAAATTCGAGCCGGGCAAAACGGTCACAATTGACCAGAGCTATCAGCCGATCACCGGCGAATATTATGACTATCGCGTCGGGAATGAGGTCCAGGCGTTGTCTGCGCTGAAAAATGACATTCACGCGGACGTGTGCCCCAATGCGAGCACGTTTGCTGCGCTAAAGAGAAAGTTTGCGGCAACGCCGGTTTGCAAGACAGGCCTTTGCAAAGACTCGTATATTCACTTCTACACGACTGAATACGTGCTCACTACCGGCAACAATTGGGATGGTCCGATTGGCACATTCCATCTGATTCTGGACAAGCTCAAACCCGCCAACATCCTTTCGACGTGTTGGCACGGACCATTGGCGCAGACTGGGCCGACCACATTCGAATCGACGCTCCGCAATTTTTCTCCGCGAAACGACATTAAAATCCTGGTCGTCCAGTAA
- a CDS encoding sodium:solute symporter family protein, producing MQASAVIVFAACLLGVTVLGLWAARWRQGDLQSIEEWALGGRRFGAVLTWFLIGGDFYSAYTIIAVPALVYGVGANGFFALVYTVLVYPFVFLVMPRLWRVSRRRNYSTLADFVRGRYGSRPLALAIAVTGIVATLPYLALQLLGMQVAIAALGFRSPAEASNIGLIVAFLILVAYDYVSGLRAPAIVAIAKDAMVYIVILVAVIWIPMRLGGYGRIFHLAAQALAAHHPAGSMILRPEQFLAFATLAVGSGLAAFLYPHTATSILSAASDRAIERNAVFLPAYTFLLGLIALLGYVALAANVHTADPNSIVPVLFTSMFPAWFAGFAMAAIAIGALVPAAIMAIACGTLFTRNIWREYVNPQLSARRESGLAKLISLLLKLGAVVFVIFGDHTYAINLQLLGGIWILQTFPAVIFGLYRRWLHPAALLIGWAAGMATGTAMGWAMGLRTSVYPLHLGSLHIAAYAAIDALVVNLVLAVVLTPVFRRLRRPAVADETEPADYEPAAAAASA from the coding sequence ATGCAGGCGAGCGCCGTCATTGTGTTTGCCGCCTGTTTGCTGGGCGTAACGGTGCTGGGCTTATGGGCGGCGCGCTGGCGCCAGGGCGACCTGCAGTCGATTGAGGAATGGGCGCTGGGCGGGCGCCGTTTCGGCGCGGTCCTCACCTGGTTTTTGATCGGCGGCGATTTCTACTCCGCCTACACCATCATCGCGGTGCCGGCGCTGGTGTATGGCGTCGGCGCGAATGGCTTTTTTGCGCTGGTCTATACCGTCCTGGTCTACCCCTTTGTGTTTCTGGTGATGCCGCGCCTGTGGCGGGTGTCGCGGCGGCGCAACTACTCGACGCTGGCCGATTTTGTGCGCGGCCGCTACGGCAGCCGTCCGCTGGCGCTGGCCATCGCCGTCACCGGCATCGTCGCCACCCTGCCCTATCTCGCCTTGCAATTGCTCGGAATGCAGGTCGCGATTGCCGCGCTCGGCTTCCGCAGTCCTGCCGAAGCCAGCAATATCGGTCTGATCGTGGCGTTTTTGATTCTGGTCGCCTACGACTACGTGAGCGGTTTGCGCGCGCCCGCGATTGTCGCCATCGCGAAAGACGCGATGGTTTACATCGTGATTCTGGTCGCGGTGATCTGGATTCCCATGCGCCTTGGCGGCTACGGGCGCATTTTTCATCTCGCCGCGCAGGCGCTGGCCGCGCATCACCCTGCGGGATCGATGATTCTGCGGCCCGAGCAGTTTCTCGCATTTGCCACCCTCGCGGTCGGCTCCGGGCTAGCGGCTTTTTTGTATCCCCACACCGCGACCAGCATTCTCAGCGCCGCGAGCGACCGCGCCATCGAACGCAACGCCGTGTTTCTGCCGGCGTATACATTTCTGCTGGGCTTAATTGCCCTGCTTGGTTACGTGGCCTTGGCGGCGAATGTGCATACGGCCGATCCCAACAGCATTGTTCCGGTGCTGTTCACCAGCATGTTTCCCGCCTGGTTTGCCGGTTTCGCCATGGCCGCCATCGCCATCGGCGCGCTGGTGCCGGCCGCGATCATGGCGATTGCCTGCGGCACGCTGTTTACCCGCAACATCTGGCGCGAGTATGTGAACCCGCAGTTGAGCGCGCGCCGGGAATCGGGCCTGGCGAAGCTCATCTCGCTGCTGCTCAAGCTCGGAGCGGTGGTGTTCGTGATTTTTGGTGACCACACCTACGCCATCAACCTGCAACTGCTCGGCGGCATCTGGATATTGCAAACCTTCCCGGCGGTCATCTTCGGCCTGTATCGTCGCTGGCTGCATCCGGCGGCGCTGCTGATCGGCTGGGCCGCCGGAATGGCCACGGGCACAGCGATGGGTTGGGCGATGGGGCTGCGCACCTCGGTCTATCCGCTGCACCTCGGCAGCTTGCATATTGCCGCCTACGCCGCCATCGATGCGCTGGTGGTGAACCTGGTGCTGGCGGTGGTGCTTACGCCCGTGTTCCGGCGCTTGCGTCGGCCCGCTGTGGCGGATGAAACCGAGCCTGCCGATTACGAACCTGCCGCGGCAGCCGCGTCGGCCTAA
- a CDS encoding DUF3311 domain-containing protein — protein sequence MTFRRAILWLLLVPYVALLWVPLYARQQPELWGFPFFYWYLFLWVILTAVLTGIVYKVRR from the coding sequence ATGACCTTCCGCAGGGCCATTCTCTGGCTGCTGCTGGTGCCCTATGTGGCGCTGCTCTGGGTGCCGCTCTACGCGCGCCAGCAGCCTGAGCTTTGGGGCTTCCCCTTCTTTTACTGGTACCTGTTCCTGTGGGTCATTCTGACCGCGGTGCTGACCGGCATCGTGTATAAGGTGAGGCGCTGA
- a CDS encoding amidohydrolase has product MRLLVMLLLSCGLAAQSLSPVLRQFVSVDAPVVALEHVRVIDGTGAAAVADQTVLLEHGRIAAIGANVIVPADAKVLDLSGDTVFPGLVGMHDHLFYPDPSGVGFLPGAPPLYHDMGFSFPRLYLASGVTTLRTTGAVMPYTDLNLKQEIDAGLMIGPSMNITGPYLNGPGGFTPNMHGLSGPADATRTVKYWQSEGVTTFKAYMQITRAELAAAVQQVHSVPGDTITGHLCSIGFKEAASLGIDDLEHGLEVDTEFDPGKPPDVCPPGALTAKTLAAIDVEGPEVQATLHDLIARHVALTSTLPVFEAMVPGRPPLRELPRLLQVLSPASRVHYLLSRVRGDERPGPAASIFKKEMQFEYDFYKDGGLLLAGLDPTGNGGVVAGFGDQREVELLVEEGLTPEQAIHVATQNGAKFLHLDNEIGTLAKGKRADLVVVKGNLAQDIHDIENVQIVFKHGVGYDSAALIRSVAGQVGLH; this is encoded by the coding sequence ATGAGACTTCTGGTCATGCTTTTGCTCTCTTGCGGGTTGGCGGCGCAGTCACTGTCTCCGGTTCTGCGGCAGTTTGTTAGCGTGGACGCGCCCGTGGTGGCACTGGAGCACGTGCGCGTGATCGACGGTACCGGCGCTGCTGCAGTAGCCGATCAGACCGTACTGCTCGAGCACGGCCGCATCGCCGCCATCGGCGCCAACGTCATCGTTCCCGCAGACGCCAAAGTGCTCGACTTGAGCGGCGACACTGTTTTTCCTGGCCTGGTGGGCATGCACGACCACTTGTTCTATCCCGACCCCTCGGGCGTCGGTTTTTTGCCGGGCGCGCCGCCGCTTTACCACGATATGGGGTTCAGCTTTCCGCGCCTGTATCTGGCGAGCGGCGTCACCACCCTGCGCACCACGGGAGCGGTCATGCCCTACACCGACTTGAATCTCAAACAGGAAATTGATGCGGGCCTGATGATCGGGCCGTCGATGAACATCACCGGCCCGTATCTGAACGGCCCCGGCGGCTTCACACCCAATATGCACGGCCTGAGCGGGCCGGCCGACGCCACGCGCACCGTAAAGTACTGGCAGAGCGAGGGCGTCACTACTTTCAAGGCCTACATGCAGATCACCCGCGCCGAGCTGGCTGCGGCCGTCCAGCAGGTTCATTCCGTTCCCGGCGACACCATCACCGGCCACCTGTGTTCGATTGGCTTTAAGGAAGCCGCTTCCCTCGGCATCGATGACTTGGAACATGGGCTGGAGGTTGACACCGAATTCGACCCCGGCAAGCCACCCGATGTTTGTCCCCCCGGCGCGCTGACTGCAAAAACGCTGGCAGCGATCGATGTCGAGGGCCCCGAAGTGCAGGCCACCCTCCATGATCTGATTGCGCGTCACGTGGCGCTGACCTCGACGCTGCCGGTATTTGAGGCGATGGTGCCCGGCCGCCCGCCGTTGCGCGAGTTGCCGCGACTCTTGCAGGTGCTCTCGCCCGCGTCGCGTGTGCATTACCTGCTGTCGCGCGTCCGAGGTGACGAGCGTCCGGGTCCAGCGGCCAGCATTTTCAAAAAAGAAATGCAGTTCGAGTATGACTTCTATAAAGATGGCGGACTGCTCCTGGCCGGCCTCGATCCGACTGGCAATGGCGGCGTGGTCGCCGGCTTCGGCGATCAGCGCGAGGTCGAGCTCCTGGTCGAGGAGGGCCTCACGCCCGAGCAGGCGATTCACGTCGCCACCCAAAACGGCGCCAAGTTTCTGCATCTCGACAACGAGATCGGCACTCTCGCCAAAGGCAAGCGTGCCGATCTGGTCGTGGTCAAAGGCAACCTGGCGCAAGACATCCACGACATCGAAAACGTGCAAATCGTCTTTAAGCATGGCGTCGGCTATGACAGCGCGGCCCTGATCCGCTCCGTTGCCGGCCAGGTCGGCCTGCATTAA
- a CDS encoding acetamidase: MKTILLWTLAAALPLAAQAPLHLAATSKTVTWGHYSAGDKPVLTINPGQTVSVDTLLTNSPQGLRRAGVPESQIQASLKEVFEDVPRADRGPGGHILTGPIYVRGAEPGDTLAVHIDRITGMIPYAYNSFGPRSGFLIMPGLHKMRIIPLDWKTMTAQFAPGITIPMHPFFGSIGVAPPASYGKHSSVPPDLMGGNMDCKDLVAGSTIYFPVFVPGALFYVGDGHAGQGDGEVDITAIETSLQGTFTFTLRKHTGQSWPHAETASNFMTFGFSRDLRAATTQALEHMVSFLVKHRHMTRADAYMLISVAGNVHDCELVDDNLGVSVSLPKRLFSH; this comes from the coding sequence ATGAAAACCATCCTGCTGTGGACGCTCGCCGCCGCCCTGCCGCTGGCCGCGCAAGCGCCCCTCCACCTGGCTGCGACCTCGAAAACCGTGACCTGGGGCCATTACTCGGCAGGAGACAAACCGGTATTGACCATCAACCCCGGTCAGACCGTCTCTGTCGATACGCTGCTCACCAATAGTCCGCAAGGTCTGCGCCGCGCGGGCGTGCCGGAGAGCCAGATCCAAGCCAGCCTCAAGGAAGTGTTCGAAGACGTGCCGCGCGCCGATCGCGGGCCAGGCGGGCATATTCTCACCGGCCCGATCTACGTTCGCGGCGCCGAGCCGGGCGACACCCTGGCGGTGCACATTGACAGGATCACGGGCATGATTCCCTATGCCTACAACTCGTTTGGGCCGCGCAGCGGTTTCCTGATCATGCCCGGCCTGCACAAAATGCGCATCATTCCCCTGGACTGGAAAACGATGACGGCACAGTTCGCCCCCGGCATCACCATCCCCATGCATCCGTTTTTCGGCAGCATCGGTGTGGCCCCGCCGGCCAGTTATGGCAAGCACAGCTCGGTGCCTCCCGATCTGATGGGCGGCAACATGGACTGCAAGGATCTAGTGGCCGGCAGCACCATCTACTTCCCCGTGTTTGTGCCGGGCGCGCTCTTCTACGTGGGTGACGGCCACGCCGGCCAGGGCGACGGCGAGGTGGATATTACCGCGATTGAAACCTCGCTGCAGGGGACATTTACGTTCACGCTACGCAAGCACACCGGCCAGAGCTGGCCGCACGCGGAGACCGCTTCGAACTTCATGACCTTCGGCTTCAGCCGCGATCTGCGCGCCGCCACCACGCAGGCCCTCGAGCACATGGTGTCGTTTCTGGTCAAGCACCGGCACATGACGCGCGCGGACGCCTACATGCTCATCAGTGTGGCTGGTAACGTGCATGACTGCGAGCTGGTGGATGACAATCTGGGCGTGAGTGTGAGCTTGCCCAAGCGGCTGTTCAGTCACTGA
- a CDS encoding M28 family peptidase: protein MTSRSCLAAAAALLFATALGAQTSKATFDHPPAVTPSASNATLRQIIREISAANIHEDQVKLVSFGTRLATEETDSTTTGTRAARAWIVAQFKQYSAASGGRLQVAEQHFMVPPGFRIRTAVPMTNVVATLPGDNPNDHRVFVMGGDYDTIGGFGGGTDTRTPTVGPGANDDASGVAVALECARVMSQYHFPATLEFIAFDGEEEGLYGAYWNARAAQADHQQVAAMLDDDIVGGDNTPGHVNTNKMRVYSEGVPEDASPLQVLRLATIGGENDSLSRELGRYASGIAALYLPDFQVVQEYRRDRFGRGGDDIAYVQAGFTAVRMTDYYENYDHQHQWKRMYNGVLFGDLLQFTNPSYTANVARVNVLTLAGLALAPPTPAPVEQRRHGWGTHLSWNAVPGAVSYRVLLRPTAAAQWTKRYAVSGTSVNMEATLDDYIMGVVAVGKDGTESLPSIPQARPSTGTSPFPPVH from the coding sequence ATGACATCACGATCCTGTCTGGCGGCTGCCGCCGCCCTGCTGTTCGCTACCGCGCTGGGCGCGCAAACCTCCAAAGCGACCTTCGACCATCCGCCCGCGGTGACCCCGAGCGCCAGCAATGCGACACTGCGCCAAATCATTCGTGAGATCAGTGCGGCGAACATTCACGAAGATCAGGTGAAGCTGGTGAGCTTCGGCACGCGGCTGGCGACGGAAGAAACCGATTCGACCACCACCGGTACGCGCGCCGCTCGCGCCTGGATCGTAGCGCAATTCAAGCAATACAGCGCCGCCTCGGGCGGCCGTTTGCAGGTCGCCGAGCAGCATTTTATGGTGCCACCGGGCTTCCGCATCCGCACGGCGGTGCCGATGACCAACGTCGTGGCGACGCTGCCCGGCGATAACCCCAACGATCACCGCGTGTTCGTGATGGGCGGCGATTACGACACCATCGGCGGCTTTGGCGGCGGTACCGACACGCGCACGCCCACCGTAGGTCCGGGCGCGAACGATGACGCCAGCGGCGTAGCCGTGGCGCTGGAGTGCGCGCGGGTGATGAGCCAGTACCATTTCCCCGCCACCCTCGAGTTCATCGCCTTCGATGGCGAAGAGGAGGGGCTGTACGGCGCCTACTGGAACGCGCGTGCGGCCCAGGCCGATCATCAGCAGGTCGCGGCCATGCTCGATGACGACATCGTCGGCGGCGACAATACGCCCGGCCACGTCAATACCAATAAAATGCGCGTCTACAGCGAAGGTGTGCCGGAAGACGCCTCGCCTCTCCAGGTGCTCCGCCTGGCCACCATCGGCGGCGAAAACGATTCCCTGTCCCGCGAGCTGGGCCGTTACGCGTCAGGGATCGCGGCTCTCTACCTGCCGGACTTTCAGGTCGTGCAGGAGTACCGGCGCGACCGCTTCGGCCGCGGCGGCGACGACATCGCTTATGTGCAGGCCGGCTTCACCGCCGTCCGCATGACCGACTACTACGAAAACTACGATCACCAGCATCAGTGGAAGCGCATGTACAACGGCGTGTTGTTTGGTGACCTGTTGCAATTCACCAATCCCAGTTACACCGCCAACGTGGCGCGCGTGAACGTTCTGACGCTGGCGGGGCTGGCACTGGCGCCGCCGACGCCGGCGCCGGTCGAACAACGCCGCCATGGCTGGGGCACACACCTTTCGTGGAATGCCGTACCTGGGGCGGTCAGCTATCGCGTCTTGCTGCGCCCGACGGCGGCGGCTCAATGGACGAAACGGTATGCAGTCAGCGGCACCTCGGTCAACATGGAAGCAACCCTGGACGACTACATAATGGGTGTGGTCGCGGTCGGCAAGGACGGCACCGAAAGCCTGCCCTCGATTCCCCAGGCCCGTCCCAGCACCGGCACCTCCCCGTTCCCGCCGGTTCACTAA
- a CDS encoding ATP-binding protein yields the protein MASEVLSFVSCRQALLARVRAAQPAFLQLLTGPRQVGKTTLLLELAGQFPQRAVYAAGDDPDASLPGFWERKWAEAERLAAAAPAILLLDEVHQFPDWAAQLKSFWDRARRQKLRLHVIATGSSALRVLTGSRESLAGRFERLELTHWPAAALAEVFDLTPVQAIQEVVAHGGYPGAVRLAADEARWRAYVLDAIIEPAIGRDVLALGSVRRPALLRQVFALAASAPAQIVSLQKLQGKLQDKGALATVANYLRLLQDAYLVAPLERYSPQLRRRRAAPPKLVVLNNALITAIHAGGAPDRAHDPALYGQWVENACLAFAVNQGQRVSYWREEPREIDAVFEGSWGNWAVEVKTGGFESQDLIALFEFCRRYRKFQPLVLTAPGREQDARNRGAAALSWEAFLLSGPPEG from the coding sequence ATGGCTTCAGAAGTTCTTAGCTTCGTCTCTTGCCGTCAAGCACTGCTGGCGCGCGTGCGCGCTGCACAGCCGGCATTCTTGCAGTTGCTGACCGGACCACGCCAAGTGGGCAAGACAACGCTGCTGCTGGAGCTGGCCGGACAGTTTCCGCAACGCGCGGTTTACGCGGCAGGCGACGACCCCGATGCGTCACTGCCGGGCTTTTGGGAGCGCAAGTGGGCCGAGGCGGAGCGCCTGGCTGCCGCGGCGCCGGCGATCCTGCTGCTCGATGAAGTGCACCAGTTTCCCGATTGGGCGGCGCAACTGAAAAGCTTCTGGGATCGTGCCCGGCGGCAGAAGCTGCGCTTGCATGTCATCGCCACCGGTTCATCGGCGTTGCGCGTTCTGACCGGTTCCCGTGAAAGTCTGGCTGGCCGCTTCGAGCGGTTGGAGCTGACGCACTGGCCCGCAGCGGCGCTGGCAGAGGTTTTCGATCTGACGCCTGTGCAAGCGATCCAGGAAGTGGTGGCGCATGGGGGCTATCCCGGCGCGGTTCGCCTGGCCGCGGACGAGGCGCGCTGGCGGGCGTACGTCCTCGACGCCATCATCGAGCCGGCGATTGGGCGCGATGTGCTGGCGCTCGGCAGTGTGCGGCGTCCGGCGCTATTGCGCCAGGTGTTTGCGCTGGCTGCGTCTGCACCGGCGCAGATTGTCTCGCTGCAGAAGCTGCAGGGGAAACTTCAGGACAAAGGAGCGCTGGCGACGGTGGCCAACTACCTGCGCCTGCTGCAGGATGCCTATCTGGTCGCCCCGCTGGAGCGCTACTCGCCGCAGCTCCGCCGGCGCCGCGCGGCGCCGCCCAAGCTCGTGGTCCTGAACAACGCGCTGATCACCGCGATCCATGCCGGCGGCGCGCCCGATCGGGCCCACGATCCGGCTCTGTACGGCCAATGGGTCGAGAACGCGTGCCTGGCGTTTGCCGTCAACCAGGGCCAGCGCGTCAGCTACTGGCGCGAAGAGCCGAGGGAAATCGACGCCGTTTTCGAAGGGAGCTGGGGCAACTGGGCGGTGGAAGTCAAGACCGGCGGTTTTGAGTCGCAGGATCTCATCGCGCTGTTCGAGTTCTGCCGGCGTTATCGCAAATTTCAGCCGCTGGTGCTGACTGCGCCCGGCCGCGAGCAAGACGCCCGCAACCGTGGCGCCGCCGCGCTGAGCTGGGAAGCATTTCTGCTTTCCGGCCCGCCAGAGGGTTAG